From one Sus scrofa isolate TJ Tabasco breed Duroc chromosome 9, Sscrofa11.1, whole genome shotgun sequence genomic stretch:
- the LOC100524388 gene encoding olfactory receptor 6M1-like: MEVQNQTTVTEFILTAFPALHKLQVFLFAVLLVTYMLTLTGNGVIISLIWADNRLQTPMYFFLSNLSFLDILYTTSVTPKLLACLLEDRKTISLAGCITQTYFFFFLGTVEFILLVVMSFDRYVAICNPLRYTIIMNSRVCLLLVLGCWVGAFLSVLCPVILLSRLPFCSEEINHFFCDIAPLLQAACINTHFLEMISFLLSSLVLLTSLVLTTVSYTYIISTILRIPSAQGRQKAFSTCASHITVVSIAYGSNIFMYVRPSQNHSLEFDKVTAVLTIMGTPLLNPFIYSLRNETVKEVLRDAGNKIMSLWHQKP; encoded by the coding sequence ATGGAGGTGCAGAATCAGACCACAGTGACTGAGTTCATCCTGActgccttccctgccctccaCAAGCTGCAGGTTTTCCTCTTTGCGGTTCTCCTGGTGACTTACATGCTTACTCTAACAGGAAACGGGGTCATCATCTCCCTAATATGGGCTGATAATCGCCTCCAAACcccaatgtacttcttcctcagtaatTTGTCGTTTTTGGACATTTTATACACTACCTCGGTTACCCCAAAACTGCTGGCCTGTCTCCTAGAGGACAGGAAGACCATCTCCCTTGCAGGCTGCATCACCCAAacatacttctttttcttcctggggaCAGTGGAATTTATCCTCTTGGTGGTGATGTCctttgaccgctatgtggccatctgcaaccccctGCGCTATACCATCATCATGAACAGCAGGGTCTGCCTCCTGCTGGTCCTGGGCTGCTGGGTGGGGGCCTTCCTGTCCGTGCTCTGCCCAGTTATTCTGCTGTCCAGGTTGCCTTTCTGCTCTGAGGAGATTaatcacttcttctgtgacatcGCCCCTCTCCTACAGGCGGCTTGCATCAACACTCATTTCCTTGAGATGATAAGCTTCCTCTTGTCTTCCCTCGTCCTCCTGACCTCCCTGGTGCTCACCACCGTGTCCTACACCTACATCATTTCCACCATCCTGCGCATCCCCTCCGCCCAGGGACGTCagaaagccttctccacctgtgcttCCCACATCACCGTCGTCTCCATTGCCTACGGGAGCAACATCTTCATGTATGTGAGGCCCAGCCAGAATCATTCCCTGGAATTCGACAAAGTGACAGCTGTCCTCACCATAATGGGGACCCCTCTTCTGAACCCCTTCATTTATAGTCTAAGGAATGAAACAGTGAAGGAAGTTTTGAGAGATGCAGGCAACAAAATTATGTCTTTATGGCACCAGAAACCTTGA